In one Haloplanus salinus genomic region, the following are encoded:
- a CDS encoding DUF7331 family protein encodes MNTDSSDPNNQSVGGWHRYDELTIGTGECIIYDRENHRAWIQSTVAAPITECD; translated from the coding sequence ATGAACACGGATTCCAGCGATCCAAACAACCAATCGGTCGGCGGCTGGCACCGATACGACGAGTTGACCATCGGCACGGGCGAATGCATCATCTACGACCGCGAGAACCACCGGGCGTGGATTCAGTCGACGGTGGCGGCGCCGATCACGGAGTGTGACTGA
- a CDS encoding sulfatase: MTDSPVSNAVLVTVDSLRTDAIEPYGDEYDTPTLSALAERGTVFENAFAHGNWTPLSFPSILASRPAFADTGRIGVDGEGVTTLAERLQSAGVATGGFNAANGFLTEHWGYDDGFDDFDAFVGGGTDGRAGEFVAAHPTWGAWLQLLTSPVRRVGNFLRGGADDQPFTDASRMLDTERAAASFVSETDEPFFLWIHYMDAHTPYVPAPRYLRGTDRRVGKVRMLVAHVRTGLGWSVGDRTLADLRTLYQGAVRQVDASLGRLLTALDDAGVADDTAVLLAGDHGEEFMDHGHLAHYPKLYEELVHVPLIVDVPGMESRRVSEHVGLDAIAPTVCDLLGVAPADEWVGESLLSTIRDGVAPLDTPVVTVTVRGDDVTQQPIPRSLDEGDLLVSARDADWTYILNAETGAEELYDRRADPTEQSDRSDDDDSTAVAAREHLRTVVEDHASMLGSVDHDAGGDGVDEDIETRLEALGYR, from the coding sequence ATGACAGACTCCCCCGTCTCCAACGCCGTTCTCGTCACCGTCGACTCTCTCCGCACCGACGCCATCGAACCGTACGGCGACGAGTACGACACGCCCACGCTCTCGGCGCTCGCTGAGCGGGGCACCGTCTTCGAGAACGCTTTCGCTCACGGCAACTGGACGCCGCTGTCGTTTCCCTCGATCCTCGCCTCGCGTCCGGCCTTCGCAGACACGGGGCGCATCGGCGTCGACGGCGAGGGAGTGACCACCCTCGCCGAACGACTCCAGTCGGCGGGTGTCGCCACCGGCGGGTTCAACGCCGCCAACGGCTTCCTCACCGAGCACTGGGGGTACGACGACGGCTTCGACGACTTCGACGCGTTCGTCGGCGGGGGGACCGACGGCCGCGCCGGCGAGTTCGTCGCCGCCCACCCGACGTGGGGGGCGTGGCTCCAGTTACTCACCTCGCCCGTTCGCCGCGTCGGGAACTTCCTCCGCGGCGGCGCGGACGACCAGCCCTTCACCGACGCCTCGCGGATGCTCGACACCGAACGGGCGGCCGCCTCGTTCGTGTCCGAGACGGACGAACCGTTCTTCCTCTGGATCCACTACATGGACGCCCACACGCCGTACGTTCCCGCGCCGCGATACCTCCGTGGCACCGACCGCCGCGTCGGGAAGGTCCGCATGCTGGTCGCCCACGTTCGCACGGGATTGGGATGGTCGGTCGGCGACCGAACCCTCGCGGACCTCCGCACGCTGTATCAGGGCGCGGTGCGACAGGTCGACGCCAGTCTGGGCCGACTGCTCACCGCCCTCGACGACGCGGGCGTCGCCGACGACACCGCCGTCCTCCTCGCCGGCGACCACGGCGAGGAGTTCATGGACCACGGCCACCTCGCCCACTACCCCAAACTCTACGAGGAACTCGTCCACGTCCCACTGATCGTCGACGTGCCGGGGATGGAGTCACGGCGGGTGTCGGAACACGTCGGTCTCGACGCCATCGCCCCGACGGTCTGTGACTTACTCGGCGTCGCCCCGGCCGACGAGTGGGTCGGCGAGAGCCTGCTCTCGACGATACGGGACGGCGTCGCGCCGCTCGACACCCCGGTGGTGACCGTCACCGTCCGCGGCGACGACGTGACCCAACAGCCCATTCCACGGTCGCTCGACGAGGGCGACCTGCTGGTGAGCGCCCGCGACGCGGACTGGACGTACATCCTGAACGCGGAGACGGGGGCCGAGGAGCTGTACGACCGACGGGCGGACCCGACCGAGCAGTCCGACCGGTCGGACGACGACGATTCGACCGCCGTGGCGGCGCGCGAGCACCTCCGGACGGTCGTCGAGGACCACGCCTCGATGCTGGGGTCGGTCGATCACGACGCGGGCGGGGACGGCGTCGACGAGGACATCGAAACGAGACTGGAAGCCCTCGGGTATCGGTAG
- a CDS encoding GtrA family protein, whose translation MLRRLLRAVLVGPEAPQLRRFFLVGALAAGFQTALLGTLVEWGRIQYLLAAVVSIEITIILQYGVNNHWTFHASRHHGWREYARGLLRTNVVRGTAIPIQVGVLYALVSTAAIPYLIANGVGIVVSGIYRYVLDSRWTWQ comes from the coding sequence ATGCTTCGGCGACTGCTGCGGGCAGTACTGGTCGGTCCCGAGGCACCGCAACTCCGACGGTTCTTCCTCGTGGGGGCGCTGGCCGCCGGCTTCCAGACGGCGCTGCTCGGCACGCTCGTCGAGTGGGGGCGCATCCAGTATCTGCTGGCCGCCGTCGTCTCCATCGAAATCACGATCATCCTCCAGTACGGCGTCAACAACCACTGGACGTTCCACGCTTCGCGCCACCACGGGTGGCGCGAGTACGCCCGAGGACTCCTGCGGACGAACGTCGTCCGCGGGACGGCCATCCCCATCCAAGTCGGCGTCCTGTACGCGCTCGTCTCGACGGCGGCCATCCCCTACCTGATCGCCAACGGCGTTGGTATCGTCGTCAGCGGGATCTATCGGTACGTCCTCGACTCGCGGTGGACGTGGCAGTAA
- the cca gene encoding CCA tRNA nucleotidyltransferase, with translation MSDFEAVAARVADRVTPSAAERERLRAAVDALTARVHDAIADLPVDADVVQVGSTARGTWLADDRDIDLFVRFPATLDRADLERYGLAVGRAVLPDGHEEYAEHPYVTGESRGFDVDLVPCYDVADATAIQSAVDRTPFHDAYLQDRLDDALARDVRLFKAFLTGIGAYGSDLRTRGFSGYLSELLVLEYGGFEPLLRAAADWHPPVRFDPEGHGTGTFDDPLVVVDPTDPERNVAAVCSPANVARLQHYARDLLADPREDRFVASDPAPVDADAVRTHLDRRGTTPVAVVFETPDIVDDQLYPQLRKSLHGVADELDRRGFEPLRSATFAADRAVLLVELAVGELASVERHAGPPVHVREHAIGFYDAYADRDVYGPFLDGDRYVVEREREFTTPAGVLESDALFDVALGAHVETALDDGYDLLVGDEIAALADDFGVPLARYFEPTP, from the coding sequence ATGAGCGACTTCGAGGCCGTCGCCGCGCGCGTGGCCGACCGCGTGACCCCGAGCGCCGCCGAGCGCGAACGACTCCGGGCGGCCGTCGACGCCCTGACCGCCCGGGTCCACGACGCCATCGCCGACCTTCCAGTCGATGCCGACGTCGTCCAGGTCGGCTCGACGGCCCGCGGCACGTGGCTCGCCGACGACCGCGATATCGACCTCTTCGTCCGGTTCCCGGCCACTCTCGACCGCGCCGACTTGGAGCGCTACGGACTCGCCGTCGGCCGCGCCGTCCTCCCCGACGGCCACGAGGAGTACGCGGAACACCCCTACGTCACCGGCGAGAGTCGCGGGTTCGACGTCGACCTCGTCCCCTGTTACGACGTGGCCGACGCGACGGCCATCCAGTCGGCGGTCGACCGCACTCCCTTCCACGACGCCTACCTGCAGGATCGACTCGACGACGCCCTCGCCCGCGACGTGCGCCTGTTCAAGGCCTTCCTCACCGGCATCGGCGCCTACGGGAGCGACCTCCGCACTCGGGGGTTCTCCGGCTATCTCTCCGAACTCCTCGTGCTCGAGTACGGTGGCTTCGAACCGCTCCTCCGCGCCGCCGCGGACTGGCACCCGCCGGTCCGCTTCGACCCCGAAGGTCACGGGACGGGGACGTTCGACGACCCGCTCGTCGTCGTCGACCCGACCGACCCCGAGCGCAACGTCGCCGCCGTCTGCTCGCCCGCGAACGTCGCCCGCCTCCAGCACTACGCCCGCGACCTGCTCGCCGACCCCCGCGAGGACCGCTTCGTCGCGAGCGATCCCGCCCCCGTCGACGCCGACGCCGTCCGGACGCATCTCGACCGCCGGGGAACGACGCCCGTCGCCGTCGTCTTCGAGACCCCCGACATCGTCGACGATCAGCTCTACCCCCAGCTCCGCAAGTCGCTCCACGGGGTCGCGGACGAACTCGACCGCCGGGGCTTCGAGCCGCTTCGCTCGGCGACCTTTGCCGCCGACCGCGCCGTCCTTCTCGTCGAACTCGCCGTCGGCGAACTCGCGAGCGTGGAGCGTCATGCCGGCCCACCGGTCCACGTCCGCGAGCACGCGATCGGTTTCTACGACGCCTACGCCGACCGCGACGTGTACGGCCCCTTCCTCGACGGCGATCGCTACGTCGTCGAACGGGAGCGCGAGTTCACGACGCCGGCCGGGGTCCTCGAGAGCGACGCCCTCTTCGACGTGGCCCTCGGCGCCCACGTCGAGACGGCGCTCGACGACGGCTACGACCTGCTGGTCGGCGACGAGATAGCGGCTCTCGCCGACGACTTCGGCGTCCCACTCGCTCGGTACTTCGAGCCGACGCCTTAG
- a CDS encoding histone deacetylase family protein, which translates to MQFGYSETCLDHDTGARHPETADRLRAIRQQLARRHGVEYVDAAPATVDAVTAVHDADYVDDLREFCADGGGDWDPDTVASEGTWDAALTSAGLAQWTAERALAGDEGRETPFALGRPPGHHAVEADAMGFCFFNNAAVAAQSVIDAGDADRVAIFDWDVHHGNGTQDLFYDRDDVCYLSVHEQGLYPGTGDVEETGDGSGSGTTLNVPLRAGAGDADYLRVYERAVGPVLDRFDPDLLLVSAGFDAHRHDPISRMRVSTEGYALLTDRVRGTTDDVGAGLGFVLEGGYGLDTLSESIATIHETFDGRAPVEDDGDPTDETAELLDEVRAIHGLD; encoded by the coding sequence ATGCAGTTCGGCTACAGCGAAACCTGTCTCGATCACGACACCGGTGCTCGGCACCCGGAGACGGCCGACCGCCTGCGGGCGATCCGCCAACAGCTCGCCCGTCGACACGGCGTCGAGTACGTCGACGCCGCGCCGGCGACGGTCGACGCCGTCACCGCCGTTCACGACGCCGACTACGTCGACGACCTCCGCGAGTTCTGTGCCGACGGCGGCGGCGACTGGGACCCCGACACCGTCGCCTCCGAGGGGACGTGGGACGCTGCCCTCACCAGCGCCGGGCTGGCCCAGTGGACGGCCGAGCGCGCCCTCGCGGGCGACGAGGGGCGCGAAACCCCGTTCGCGCTCGGACGGCCCCCGGGCCACCACGCCGTCGAAGCCGACGCGATGGGCTTCTGTTTCTTCAACAACGCGGCCGTCGCGGCCCAGTCGGTCATCGACGCCGGCGACGCCGACCGTGTGGCGATTTTCGACTGGGACGTCCACCACGGCAACGGCACGCAGGACCTCTTCTACGACCGCGACGACGTGTGTTACCTGTCGGTCCACGAACAGGGGCTGTACCCGGGGACCGGCGATGTCGAGGAGACGGGGGACGGGTCGGGTTCGGGGACGACCCTCAACGTCCCGCTCCGTGCCGGGGCGGGGGACGCGGACTACCTGCGGGTGTACGAGCGGGCGGTCGGCCCCGTCCTCGACCGCTTCGATCCCGACTTGCTGCTCGTGAGCGCCGGCTTCGACGCCCACCGTCACGACCCCATCTCGCGGATGCGCGTCTCGACCGAGGGGTACGCCCTCCTCACCGATCGGGTCCGGGGGACGACCGACGACGTCGGCGCGGGCCTCGGGTTCGTCCTCGAAGGTGGCTACGGTCTCGACACGCTCTCCGAGAGCATCGCGACGATCCACGAGACGTTCGACGGTCGGGCGCCGGTCGAGGACGACGGCGACCCGACCGACGAGACGGCGGAACTACTCGACGAAGTGCGGGCGATCCACGGGCTGGACTAA
- a CDS encoding histone, with protein sequence MSVELPFAPVDTIIRRNAGDLRVSAGAAEELARRIQRHGADLAVGAAERATADGRKTLMAADFGVEQVVDRDGLELPVAPVDRIARLEIDGHYRVSMDARIALADILEDYADNVAAAATTLANHADRRTIQAEDIETYFALFE encoded by the coding sequence ATGAGTGTCGAGTTACCGTTCGCCCCGGTAGACACGATCATCCGTCGGAACGCGGGTGACCTGCGGGTAAGCGCGGGTGCGGCGGAGGAACTCGCCCGCCGCATCCAGCGCCACGGGGCGGACCTCGCCGTCGGCGCCGCCGAGCGGGCGACGGCGGACGGGCGGAAGACGCTGATGGCCGCCGACTTCGGCGTCGAGCAGGTGGTCGACCGGGACGGCCTCGAACTCCCAGTGGCGCCGGTCGATCGGATCGCTCGCCTCGAAATCGACGGGCACTACCGCGTCTCGATGGACGCGCGGATCGCGCTCGCCGACATCCTGGAGGATTACGCCGACAACGTCGCCGCCGCGGCGACGACCCTCGCCAACCACGCCGACCGGCGAACCATCCAGGCAGAGGACATCGAGACGTACTTCGCGCTCTTCGAATAG
- a CDS encoding vWA domain-containing protein — protein MTDDFELSRRKALAALGTIGVASAGAGLGTSAYFSDQETFENNSLTAGELDMHIGWESHYSDWSPDEDDGLEGDVTMGNDQPVGLPTQNSSLISVANTSDAQQFLNNTEVDQFPNGTTTFDDAAEMNGCDVLADGADESPAVIDLDDVKPGDFGEVTFSFALCDNPGFVWMNGGLVEARENGLTEPEADDPDEEGPEDEVSDDVETSQVELLDEVRTALWYDDGDNLQEGDGTVTGGAADVVIVADGSGSVTNDSTKFQALQDGAEALVDAVGSNVNVGFVPFSNSANVVSSLTDSKSTTKTEIQDDSNYPGGGTDIGDGIDTGQNHLTGPAGRSGVDKVLVVLTNGVSSSGRSESTAAKDAGTTIYGIAYGDGADQNLIEDISSPPKTDDGSIDDQDEFAFIADQTDISSVFSGIGGQISVGGETVFFEGSLREALIELDPDTAADRNQGIPLAGDISAEAGGGTGRNCFSGGGLVHSVGFAWWLPTNHANEIQGDSVSFDLGFYTEQCRHNDGEGMNNAGVAVNQTDDDAT, from the coding sequence ATGACAGACGACTTCGAACTCTCGCGGCGGAAGGCACTCGCCGCGCTCGGCACCATCGGCGTCGCCTCGGCTGGCGCCGGTCTCGGCACGAGCGCGTACTTCAGCGATCAGGAAACGTTCGAGAACAACTCGCTCACGGCCGGCGAACTGGATATGCACATCGGCTGGGAGTCACACTACTCCGACTGGTCGCCCGACGAGGACGACGGTCTCGAAGGCGACGTCACCATGGGCAACGATCAGCCGGTCGGGCTTCCGACGCAGAACTCGTCGCTGATCAGCGTCGCCAACACCTCCGACGCCCAGCAGTTCCTGAACAACACCGAGGTCGATCAGTTCCCCAACGGGACGACCACGTTCGACGACGCGGCGGAGATGAACGGCTGTGACGTACTCGCGGACGGCGCCGACGAGAGTCCGGCCGTCATCGACCTCGACGACGTCAAACCGGGCGACTTCGGTGAAGTGACGTTCAGCTTCGCGCTGTGTGACAATCCGGGGTTCGTCTGGATGAACGGTGGGCTCGTCGAGGCCCGCGAGAACGGCCTCACCGAGCCCGAGGCCGACGACCCCGACGAGGAGGGACCGGAAGACGAGGTTTCGGACGACGTGGAGACCAGCCAGGTCGAACTCCTCGACGAGGTTCGGACTGCACTCTGGTACGACGACGGCGACAACCTGCAGGAAGGGGACGGCACCGTGACTGGCGGTGCTGCGGACGTCGTCATCGTCGCCGACGGTTCCGGTTCCGTGACGAATGACTCGACCAAGTTCCAAGCGCTTCAGGACGGTGCGGAAGCGCTCGTCGACGCCGTCGGTAGCAACGTCAATGTCGGGTTCGTCCCGTTCTCAAACAGTGCCAACGTCGTCTCGTCACTCACGGACAGCAAGAGTACCACGAAAACGGAAATCCAAGACGACAGTAATTACCCCGGTGGTGGGACGGACATCGGTGACGGAATCGATACGGGACAGAACCACCTCACCGGCCCAGCGGGTCGCTCCGGTGTCGACAAGGTGCTCGTCGTGCTGACCAATGGCGTATCCTCCAGCGGTCGGTCGGAGTCGACGGCCGCCAAGGACGCCGGCACGACCATCTACGGCATCGCGTACGGTGACGGGGCGGATCAGAACCTGATCGAAGACATCTCCAGCCCGCCGAAAACCGACGATGGTTCGATCGACGATCAGGACGAGTTCGCCTTTATCGCCGACCAGACCGACATCAGCTCCGTGTTCAGCGGCATCGGCGGGCAGATTTCGGTCGGCGGCGAAACGGTGTTCTTCGAGGGCTCGCTCCGCGAGGCGCTCATCGAACTCGATCCCGACACGGCGGCCGATCGGAATCAGGGCATCCCACTCGCAGGAGACATCTCGGCGGAGGCCGGTGGCGGCACCGGCCGGAACTGTTTCAGTGGCGGTGGGCTCGTCCACTCCGTCGGCTTCGCGTGGTGGCTCCCGACCAACCACGCTAACGAGATACAGGGTGACTCCGTCAGCTTCGACCTCGGGTTCTACACGGAGCAGTGCCGGCACAACGACGGCGAAGGGATGAACAACGCGGGCGTCGCGGTCAACCAGACCGACGACGACGCGACGTGA
- a CDS encoding single-stranded DNA binding protein, whose product MGVIEDVYEDLDTDVEFEEFEAAVHDKVEQMGGLADEETAAMLIAHELEDEEVNGVADIAPGMDEVKFLAKVVGVGDLRTFERDGDDGEDEGRVINVEVADETGQVRISFWDRMAQSVADGELEVGDVLRIKGRPQEGYSGVEVSVDQAEVDEDAEVDVQVQDTYRVDDLSLGLSDVNLRGLVLATDTVRTFDRDDGSEGRVANLTLGDETGRVRVTLWDEKADRAEELDAGTSVEVVDGYVRERDGDLELHVGSRGAVEEVDDDVAYDPETTDVTDLELGTDADIAGGVIETDPKRTFDRDDGSEGQVRNVRIKDETGDIRVALWGEKADLDIDLADYVVVTDAEIQEGWQDDLEASAGWRATVTVTDPPADAAGTDGASATSAASSGDRGGSGSPGLDAFGDDGGDTETATADTGPIDGDTVQFTGTVVQAGNPVVLDDGTKTRSVETDADLRLGEEVTVRGPIHDGRIDADEVY is encoded by the coding sequence ATGGGCGTAATCGAGGACGTGTACGAGGACCTCGACACGGACGTGGAGTTCGAGGAGTTCGAGGCCGCCGTCCACGACAAGGTCGAGCAGATGGGGGGGCTGGCCGACGAGGAGACGGCGGCCATGCTCATCGCCCACGAACTCGAAGACGAGGAGGTGAACGGCGTCGCCGACATCGCCCCCGGGATGGACGAGGTGAAGTTCCTCGCGAAGGTGGTCGGCGTCGGCGACCTGCGGACGTTCGAACGCGACGGCGACGACGGCGAGGACGAGGGACGCGTCATCAACGTCGAGGTGGCCGACGAGACGGGGCAGGTCCGCATCTCCTTCTGGGACCGCATGGCCCAGTCCGTCGCCGACGGCGAACTCGAAGTGGGCGACGTCCTCCGGATCAAGGGCCGGCCACAGGAGGGCTACAGCGGCGTCGAGGTGAGCGTCGATCAGGCGGAAGTCGACGAGGACGCCGAAGTGGACGTCCAGGTGCAGGACACCTACCGCGTCGACGACCTCTCGCTCGGCCTCTCGGACGTGAATCTACGGGGGCTGGTGTTGGCGACGGATACGGTGCGGACGTTCGACCGCGACGACGGCAGCGAGGGTCGCGTCGCCAACCTGACCCTCGGCGACGAGACGGGGCGTGTTCGGGTGACGCTGTGGGACGAGAAGGCCGACCGGGCCGAGGAACTGGACGCCGGCACGTCGGTCGAAGTCGTCGACGGCTACGTCCGGGAGCGCGACGGCGACCTCGAACTCCACGTCGGCTCCCGGGGCGCGGTCGAGGAGGTCGACGATGACGTGGCGTACGACCCCGAGACGACCGACGTCACCGACCTGGAACTCGGAACGGACGCGGACATCGCGGGCGGCGTCATCGAGACGGACCCGAAGCGGACGTTCGACCGCGACGACGGCTCGGAGGGACAGGTGCGAAACGTCCGGATCAAGGACGAAACGGGCGACATCCGGGTGGCGCTCTGGGGTGAGAAGGCGGACCTCGATATCGACCTCGCGGACTACGTCGTCGTCACCGACGCCGAGATTCAGGAGGGATGGCAGGACGACCTGGAGGCCTCCGCGGGGTGGCGGGCGACGGTGACGGTGACCGATCCGCCGGCGGACGCGGCGGGAACCGACGGGGCGTCCGCCACGTCGGCGGCGAGTTCGGGAGATCGAGGCGGGAGCGGCAGTCCCGGCCTCGACGCGTTCGGCGACGACGGTGGGGACACCGAGACGGCGACGGCCGACACCGGCCCCATCGACGGTGACACCGTCCAGTTCACCGGGACGGTCGTCCAAGCGGGCAACCCGGTCGTTCTCGACGACGGGACGAAGACGCGGAGCGTGGAGACGGACGCCGACCTGCGACTGGGTGAGGAAGTGACGGTCCGCGGGCCGATACACGACGGGCGGATCGACGCGGACGAGGTGTACTGA
- a CDS encoding DUF7563 family protein — protein sequence MYTCQNCDGAVSKDFVRVFGDDSGHVHGCPDCTPRSALAS from the coding sequence ATGTACACGTGTCAAAACTGCGACGGTGCGGTGAGCAAGGACTTCGTGCGCGTCTTCGGCGACGACAGCGGCCACGTGCACGGCTGTCCCGACTGCACGCCGCGTTCGGCGTTGGCGAGTTGA
- a CDS encoding DUF309 domain-containing protein has translation MDASLRAGVAVYNAGRFHAAHDAWEDPWLSLDDGTDDERFLHGLIQFTAAIHHARTRNWSGATGLAESAGDYLSGLPSPYRGVALDPVRRALSMLAADPEVIERRRPPPLRHDGAVLTLADLRFEAAAVAARVLAAADGYDPAPIDRAVDFAHEEVADGERTLFTTLVMEFATADATRSLVYRRLADHVERREREYADVDGLFED, from the coding sequence ATGGACGCGTCGCTTCGCGCCGGCGTCGCGGTCTACAACGCCGGCCGATTCCACGCCGCCCACGACGCGTGGGAGGACCCGTGGCTCTCGCTCGACGACGGCACCGACGACGAGCGCTTTCTCCACGGATTGATCCAGTTCACGGCGGCCATCCACCACGCCCGCACCCGCAACTGGAGCGGGGCGACGGGCCTCGCCGAAAGCGCGGGCGACTACCTATCCGGCCTCCCCTCCCCGTACCGCGGCGTCGCCCTCGATCCGGTCCGGCGCGCGCTGTCGATGCTCGCCGCCGATCCCGAGGTGATCGAGCGTCGCCGTCCGCCGCCGCTCCGCCACGACGGGGCGGTGCTCACGCTCGCCGACCTGCGGTTCGAGGCGGCCGCGGTGGCGGCGCGGGTCCTCGCCGCGGCGGACGGCTACGATCCGGCCCCCATCGACCGCGCCGTCGACTTCGCCCACGAGGAGGTCGCGGACGGCGAACGGACGCTCTTTACCACCCTCGTGATGGAGTTCGCGACCGCGGACGCGACCCGATCGCTCGTCTATCGCCGACTCGCCGACCACGTCGAACGCCGCGAACGGGAGTACGCCGACGTCGACGGTCTCTTCGAGGACTAG
- the azf gene encoding NAD-dependent glucose-6-phosphate dehydrogenase Azf, giving the protein MDDPVLLTGAGGRVGQAILSGIGDAHEWRLLDREPLSSDRLPVGLDEGDVVVADVTDDAAMAEAMAGVGAVVHLAGDPRPEAPWNSVLENNIDGTQTVFEAAVEAGVEKVAFASSNHAVSAYETDARTPEMYRTDDDYHLDGSELPRPGNLYGVSKAAGETLGRYYHDAAGLSVVCVRIGNLTEDHPPRNYERGQAMWLSYRDCAHLFDRCIRANYGYEIVYGISDNERKYYSIDRAKEALGYEPKDDSAEYTLAGDPREES; this is encoded by the coding sequence ATGGACGACCCGGTGCTATTGACTGGCGCGGGCGGGCGCGTCGGGCAAGCCATCCTGAGCGGAATCGGCGACGCCCACGAGTGGCGACTGCTCGACCGGGAACCGCTGTCGAGCGACCGGCTTCCGGTCGGCCTCGACGAGGGTGACGTGGTCGTCGCGGACGTGACCGACGACGCGGCGATGGCCGAGGCGATGGCGGGGGTCGGCGCCGTCGTCCACCTCGCGGGCGATCCGCGACCCGAGGCGCCGTGGAACTCCGTCCTCGAGAACAACATCGACGGGACACAAACGGTGTTCGAGGCGGCCGTCGAGGCCGGCGTCGAGAAGGTGGCCTTCGCCTCCTCGAATCACGCCGTCTCGGCCTACGAGACCGACGCGCGCACGCCCGAGATGTACCGCACCGACGACGACTACCACCTCGACGGGAGTGAACTCCCCCGACCGGGTAACCTCTACGGCGTCAGCAAGGCCGCGGGTGAGACGCTCGGTCGGTACTACCACGACGCCGCGGGTCTCTCCGTCGTCTGTGTCCGCATCGGCAACCTCACCGAGGACCACCCGCCGCGCAACTACGAGCGCGGGCAGGCGATGTGGCTCTCCTATCGGGACTGCGCCCACCTCTTCGACCGCTGTATCCGCGCCAACTACGGGTACGAAATCGTCTACGGCATCTCCGACAACGAGCGGAAGTACTACAGCATCGACCGCGCGAAGGAGGCGCTCGGCTACGAGCCCAAAGACGACTCGGCCGAGTACACGCTGGCGGGCGATCCGAGAGAGGAGTCGTAG
- a CDS encoding dihydroneopterin aldolase family protein, whose amino-acid sequence MVTDPQQACFEAGIKFGSLYHQFAGTPVSPDSAPSLERAMAEAIENQPFCASVSVDIDADALADAADDNGYVELTGRFMQVEMRIEYESVVVRTAMEMEDGYPLMRLVAVE is encoded by the coding sequence ATGGTCACCGACCCACAGCAGGCCTGTTTCGAGGCCGGCATCAAGTTCGGCTCGCTCTACCACCAGTTCGCGGGCACGCCCGTCTCGCCCGACAGCGCCCCCAGCCTCGAACGCGCCATGGCCGAAGCCATCGAGAACCAGCCGTTCTGTGCGTCGGTGTCGGTCGATATCGACGCGGACGCCCTCGCCGACGCCGCGGACGACAACGGCTACGTCGAACTCACCGGCCGGTTCATGCAAGTCGAGATGCGGATCGAGTACGAGAGCGTCGTCGTCCGCACCGCGATGGAGATGGAAGACGGCTACCCGTTGATGCGGCTAGTCGCCGTGGAATAG
- a CDS encoding DUF5790 family protein has product MSQTTLGDDELFGEAAEEMRADVEAHLAQARAELPAAADVWETEADNVLGVLNGLRSALDAGDAEEHLRQAKKWYTMGERADAFEDAADLAAAIEDLEALIDAIGEAHADVGDLTNAVPELRGSLQEFEAAEDDEG; this is encoded by the coding sequence ATGAGTCAGACGACGCTCGGCGACGACGAACTCTTCGGCGAGGCGGCGGAAGAGATGCGCGCGGACGTGGAGGCGCATCTGGCACAGGCGCGCGCGGAACTCCCCGCCGCGGCCGACGTTTGGGAGACGGAGGCGGACAACGTCCTCGGCGTCCTGAACGGCCTCCGGTCGGCGCTCGACGCCGGCGACGCCGAGGAACACCTCCGGCAAGCGAAGAAGTGGTACACGATGGGCGAACGCGCCGACGCCTTCGAGGACGCCGCCGACCTCGCGGCCGCCATCGAGGACCTCGAAGCCCTGATCGACGCCATCGGCGAGGCCCACGCGGACGTGGGCGACCTCACCAACGCGGTTCCGGAGCTTCGTGGGTCGCTTCAGGAGTTCGAAGCGGCCGAGGACGACGAGGGGTGA